A genomic stretch from Haloferax sp. Atlit-12N includes:
- a CDS encoding lamin tail domain-containing protein → MVRRATTTLVVVVLAVLAGCLGGGGAGAPTTVESTATETASPTAQSESPTTAAAEGDVTVEVVEVVDGDTIKVVMPDGARETVRLLGVDTPEVHAENTPDEFEGVPETEAGRTCLRAAGENASAYAKSRLADRTVELRYDEKAGERGYYGRLLAYVVVDGAEFNHDLIAEGHARVYESSFEERERYERAERDARERGVGLWSCATEGSAAGGPDATTDDGLSVSVVADAPGNDNDNLNEEYVTLRNDGDAAIDLSGWTVSDAAGATYTFAEGTELDPGASLTLHTGSGTDTDEDVYWGRGGAVWNNGGDTVTIRDAAGTEVLSYTYE, encoded by the coding sequence ATGGTCAGACGTGCTACCACGACACTCGTTGTCGTCGTTCTCGCGGTCCTCGCGGGCTGTCTCGGCGGGGGTGGCGCGGGCGCGCCGACGACAGTCGAATCGACCGCGACGGAGACGGCATCGCCGACGGCGCAGTCGGAGTCGCCGACGACCGCGGCCGCCGAAGGCGACGTGACAGTCGAGGTGGTCGAGGTGGTCGACGGCGACACCATCAAGGTCGTCATGCCGGACGGCGCGCGCGAGACGGTTCGGCTTCTCGGCGTCGACACCCCGGAAGTCCACGCCGAGAACACGCCCGACGAGTTCGAGGGCGTCCCCGAGACCGAGGCCGGCCGGACCTGCCTCCGCGCGGCCGGCGAGAACGCGAGCGCCTACGCGAAGTCACGACTCGCCGACCGAACCGTCGAACTCCGCTACGACGAGAAGGCCGGGGAGCGCGGCTACTACGGCCGGCTCCTCGCGTACGTCGTCGTCGACGGCGCGGAGTTCAACCACGACCTCATCGCCGAGGGCCACGCCCGGGTCTACGAGAGTTCGTTCGAGGAGCGCGAGCGCTACGAGCGCGCCGAACGCGACGCCAGAGAGCGCGGGGTCGGCCTCTGGTCCTGCGCGACCGAGGGGTCGGCCGCGGGCGGCCCGGACGCGACCACCGACGACGGCCTCTCGGTCTCGGTCGTCGCCGACGCGCCCGGCAACGACAACGACAACCTGAACGAGGAGTACGTCACGCTCCGGAACGACGGCGACGCCGCCATCGACCTCTCGGGGTGGACCGTCTCCGACGCGGCGGGCGCGACCTACACGTTCGCCGAGGGGACCGAACTCGACCCCGGCGCGTCGCTGACGCTCCACACGGGGTCGGGAACCGACACCGACGAGGACGTCTACTGGGGTCGCGGCGGCGCGGTGTGGAACAACGGCGGCGACACGGTCACGATTCGCGACGCCGCGGGGACTGAGGTACTCTCGTACACGTACGAGTAG
- a CDS encoding METTL5 family protein, protein MATKAALEAQLAVVAGFENPKVSLEQYPTPPDLAAHLVHLADLRGDIEDATVLDLGSGTGMLGLGAALRSPARVVGVELDDDALETATDNARRVGASAPIDWIRADATRLPLCLPDDRQVTVLMNPPFGAQRGNEHADRAFLESVASVADVSYSVHNEGSKEFVESFVADAGGDLTDAFRATFDLDRQFDFHDEDRRQLDAEVFRIEW, encoded by the coding sequence ATGGCAACCAAGGCCGCGCTGGAGGCGCAGTTGGCGGTGGTCGCCGGCTTCGAGAACCCGAAGGTCTCGCTCGAACAGTACCCGACGCCGCCGGACCTCGCCGCGCACCTCGTCCACCTCGCGGACCTCCGCGGCGACATCGAGGACGCGACGGTCCTCGATTTGGGCTCCGGAACCGGCATGCTCGGACTCGGCGCGGCGCTCCGCTCGCCCGCCCGCGTCGTCGGCGTCGAACTCGACGACGACGCGCTCGAAACCGCGACGGACAACGCCCGCCGGGTCGGCGCGAGCGCACCCATCGACTGGATTCGCGCCGACGCGACCCGCCTGCCGCTCTGTCTCCCCGACGACCGGCAGGTCACGGTGCTCATGAACCCGCCGTTCGGCGCGCAGCGGGGCAACGAACACGCCGACCGCGCATTCCTCGAATCGGTCGCGTCGGTCGCCGACGTGTCCTACTCGGTCCACAACGAGGGAAGCAAGGAGTTCGTCGAGTCGTTCGTCGCCGACGCCGGCGGCGACCTCACGGACGCGTTCCGGGCGACGTTCGACCTCGACCGCCAGTTCGACTTCCACGACGAGGACCGCCGACAGCTCGACGCCGAAGTGTTCCGCATCGAGTGGTGA
- a CDS encoding rhomboid family intramembrane serine protease → MLEIPGWIPFQRLAALLALLAAAVALAVVDRPSRLSAALRRRFLFGLPLGTLVSAGGVLLVYLVVQDGWSSWYRPIVIPFRAWSYFYPTGMLTAAFAHSSAGHLVGNLVGTLTLAPVAEYAWGHYPTRRGSTSFGSARENPYVRSLVVFPAVVVGVGLLTSVFALGPVVGFSGVVFAFAGFALVFRPLTTILAFVSGRVVSLFYNAMLSPEVVSSARPVFSTPWWSQIAIQGHAIGFLFGVLLGVWLSHRREGSNPPALRSFAGVLLFSVSESLWAVYWYRGGETYVLFRAVGFALVVALATIVALTVAASDRPLREYAPDNSLFSARRWQAGLAVLLVVVAALSGPAMLYNTFTASGDDLPGESVSVRDYDVTYAEDVPNGLTAVFDIELFGESTTTNTSGVIVRSERRGIWTTAVSTSRLAFDGESTVRLGGLGWRDRVTAVRDGYVVMGAGTAYRVFLVADGEARLTYETGPVRAEPVVSRRNISVVPTATGYDIQVSSDSGTVRGPMPTKNASTTLDGIRFVREKSFVFAESRGTKVRIARQETYN, encoded by the coding sequence ATGCTAGAGATACCGGGCTGGATACCGTTCCAGCGGCTCGCCGCGCTCCTCGCGCTCCTCGCCGCGGCCGTCGCGCTCGCCGTCGTCGACAGACCGAGTCGGCTCTCGGCGGCGCTCCGGCGGCGCTTCCTGTTCGGCCTCCCGCTCGGAACGCTCGTCAGCGCCGGCGGCGTCCTCCTCGTCTACCTCGTGGTTCAGGACGGCTGGTCGTCGTGGTACCGGCCCATCGTCATCCCGTTCCGGGCGTGGTCGTACTTCTACCCGACCGGGATGCTGACCGCCGCGTTCGCCCACTCCAGCGCCGGCCACCTCGTCGGCAACCTCGTCGGCACGCTCACGCTCGCGCCGGTCGCGGAGTACGCGTGGGGACACTACCCAACGCGCCGCGGGTCCACGTCGTTCGGGTCGGCCCGCGAGAACCCCTACGTCCGGTCGCTCGTCGTCTTCCCCGCGGTCGTCGTCGGCGTGGGGCTTCTGACCTCCGTCTTCGCGCTCGGCCCGGTCGTCGGCTTCTCCGGCGTCGTGTTCGCGTTCGCCGGCTTCGCGCTCGTCTTCCGGCCGCTGACGACCATCTTGGCGTTCGTCTCGGGGCGCGTCGTCAGCCTGTTTTACAACGCGATGCTCTCGCCCGAAGTCGTCTCGTCGGCCCGTCCCGTCTTCTCGACGCCGTGGTGGTCCCAAATCGCCATTCAGGGTCACGCAATCGGCTTCCTGTTCGGCGTCCTCCTCGGCGTGTGGCTCAGCCACCGCCGCGAGGGGTCGAACCCGCCCGCCCTCCGGAGCTTCGCCGGCGTCCTCCTGTTTTCCGTGAGCGAGTCGCTGTGGGCGGTGTACTGGTACCGCGGCGGCGAGACCTACGTGCTGTTTCGCGCCGTCGGCTTCGCGCTCGTCGTCGCGCTCGCGACCATCGTCGCACTGACGGTCGCGGCCTCAGACAGGCCGCTCCGCGAGTACGCGCCCGACAACTCGCTGTTTTCGGCCCGCCGCTGGCAGGCCGGCCTCGCCGTTCTCCTCGTCGTCGTCGCGGCCCTGTCGGGGCCGGCGATGCTGTACAACACGTTCACCGCGAGCGGCGACGACCTGCCGGGCGAGAGCGTCTCGGTCAGGGACTACGACGTGACCTACGCCGAGGACGTGCCGAACGGGCTGACCGCCGTCTTCGACATCGAACTGTTCGGCGAGTCGACGACGACCAACACCTCCGGGGTCATCGTCAGAAGCGAGCGGCGCGGCATCTGGACCACCGCCGTCTCCACGAGTCGGCTAGCGTTCGACGGCGAGTCGACGGTCAGGCTCGGCGGCCTCGGCTGGCGCGACCGGGTGACGGCGGTCCGCGACGGCTACGTCGTTATGGGCGCGGGAACCGCCTACCGGGTGTTCCTCGTCGCCGACGGCGAGGCGCGACTGACCTACGAGACCGGCCCGGTCCGGGCCGAACCGGTCGTCTCCCGCCGGAACATCTCCGTCGTGCCGACCGCGACGGGCTACGACATCCAAGTGTCGTCGGACAGCGGGACCGTCAGGGGGCCGATGCCGACGAAGAACGCGAGCACGACGCTCGACGGCATTCGGTTCGTCCGCGAGAAGTCGTTCGTCTTCGCCGAGTCGCGGGGGACGAAAGTCCGCATCGCGCGACAAGAGACGTACAATTAG
- a CDS encoding UPF0058 family protein: MHKDELLELHEQMVIIKDHFSARDHVDSSLFDPYDELAVEPSHVHKSKSEHKHAVFVLGNALATAMSDDEFSSAGRVGKRMEELADDAEGKI; this comes from the coding sequence ATGCACAAGGACGAACTGCTGGAGCTGCACGAACAGATGGTTATCATCAAGGACCACTTCTCGGCCCGCGATCACGTCGATTCGAGCCTGTTCGACCCCTACGACGAGCTTGCGGTCGAGCCCTCCCACGTCCACAAATCGAAAAGCGAGCACAAACACGCCGTGTTCGTGCTCGGAAACGCCCTCGCGACCGCGATGAGCGACGACGAGTTCTCCAGCGCGGGCCGCGTCGGCAAGCGCATGGAGGAACTGGCCGACGACGCCGAAGGAAAAATCTGA
- a CDS encoding ribbon-helix-helix domain-containing protein: MPKVEITVPEHLEMQIVQLVEQGEFVNRDEAIEDLLSTGIRAYKTSGPMSDEDRAYEDDGMMGHEDEYVF; this comes from the coding sequence ATGCCCAAAGTAGAGATTACCGTGCCGGAACACCTGGAGATGCAGATCGTCCAACTCGTCGAACAGGGCGAGTTCGTCAACCGCGACGAGGCCATCGAGGACCTGCTGTCGACCGGTATCCGCGCGTACAAGACCAGCGGTCCGATGTCCGACGAGGACCGCGCGTACGAAGACGACGGGATGATGGGTCACGAAGACGAGTACGTCTTCTGA
- a CDS encoding sulfite oxidase-like oxidoreductase gives MANDVTHLYEEFGDDRLPPGQRETQRFPVLSKSGTPSWDSETWSFEAWGAVETELDLSFDEFRDFPSETQVQDFHCVTGWSKFDCEFEGVTFPTLADAVGVDDDAVHVMFHAMDGYTTNLPLDQCMRDEVMFVWGYDGEDLPADHGGPLRVVTPHKYAYKGAKWVSGVEFLTEPERGYWEKRGYSNTANPWNEERYS, from the coding sequence ATGGCCAACGACGTGACCCACCTCTACGAGGAGTTCGGCGACGACCGACTCCCGCCGGGCCAACGCGAGACCCAGCGGTTCCCCGTGCTCTCCAAGAGCGGCACGCCCTCGTGGGACTCCGAGACGTGGTCGTTCGAGGCGTGGGGCGCGGTCGAGACCGAACTCGACCTCTCGTTCGACGAGTTCCGCGACTTCCCCTCCGAGACGCAGGTACAGGACTTCCACTGCGTCACCGGCTGGAGCAAGTTCGACTGCGAGTTCGAGGGCGTCACGTTCCCGACGCTCGCCGACGCGGTCGGCGTCGACGACGACGCGGTCCACGTGATGTTCCACGCGATGGACGGCTACACGACGAACCTGCCCCTCGACCAGTGCATGCGCGACGAGGTCATGTTCGTCTGGGGCTACGACGGCGAGGACCTGCCCGCCGACCACGGCGGCCCCCTTCGGGTCGTCACCCCGCACAAGTACGCCTACAAGGGCGCGAAGTGGGTCTCGGGCGTCGAGTTCCTCACCGAACCCGAACGCGGCTACTGGGAGAAACGCGGGTACTCGAACACGGCGAACCCGTGGAACGAAGAGCGGTACAGCTAA
- a CDS encoding isochorismate synthase MenF, protein MEPLRTDEVGDHLVSRSVRLSAPPVSASLATMRRPRALWTAPDEPTVVGGGVAVAVEADGPERLARIRESATALFDGADVDAPDAARPRFFGGLAFHEEATGRDPWADFPAARFVVPEVQVAFDGDDAWLTVTAVGADADPEVVGDRLDEVRETLESLDDEPSEGPPGVADRHRTTSVEAWHESVDAAVSRIRAGDLQKVVLAQALEVELDRPAAAPDLLARLGRTYPDCHRFLVEPNGGASFLGATPERLVSLRGREVETGALAGTTGRGDTDDEDEWLANELLGSEKDNHEHELVAETIREQLAPLSADIRVGDRGIRKLATVQHLWTPIDATLERDEHVLSLVDALHPTPAVGGLPPEAALDVIRDTEPFDRGWYAAPVGWFDADGDGSFAVALRSAIVEETLATLFAGVGLVADSDPDAEWDEVQLKYRPVLDELERDD, encoded by the coding sequence ATGGAACCGTTGCGGACAGACGAGGTGGGGGACCATCTCGTCAGCAGGTCGGTTCGACTGTCTGCGCCGCCCGTCTCGGCGTCGCTCGCGACGATGCGTCGCCCGCGGGCGCTGTGGACCGCCCCCGACGAGCCGACAGTCGTCGGCGGCGGCGTCGCCGTGGCCGTCGAGGCAGACGGCCCTGAGCGACTCGCGCGCATCCGCGAGTCGGCCACGGCGCTGTTCGACGGCGCGGACGTTGACGCCCCCGACGCCGCCCGCCCGCGATTCTTCGGCGGCCTCGCCTTCCACGAGGAGGCGACCGGCCGCGACCCGTGGGCCGACTTCCCGGCCGCGCGCTTCGTCGTCCCCGAGGTGCAAGTCGCCTTCGACGGCGACGACGCGTGGCTCACGGTCACCGCCGTCGGCGCTGACGCCGACCCGGAGGTCGTCGGCGACCGGCTCGACGAGGTCCGCGAGACGCTCGAATCGCTCGACGACGAACCCTCCGAGGGACCGCCGGGTGTCGCGGACCGTCACCGAACGACCTCGGTGGAGGCGTGGCACGAGAGCGTCGATGCCGCGGTCTCTCGCATCCGCGCCGGCGACCTCCAGAAGGTCGTCCTCGCGCAGGCGCTCGAAGTCGAACTCGACCGCCCCGCCGCCGCGCCCGACCTGCTCGCCCGCCTCGGCCGGACGTACCCCGACTGCCACCGCTTCCTCGTCGAGCCGAACGGCGGGGCGAGTTTCCTCGGCGCGACGCCCGAGCGGCTCGTCTCGCTCCGCGGCCGCGAGGTCGAGACCGGCGCGCTCGCCGGAACGACCGGCCGCGGCGACACCGACGACGAAGACGAGTGGCTGGCGAACGAACTGCTCGGAAGCGAGAAGGACAACCACGAACACGAACTCGTCGCGGAGACGATTCGGGAACAGCTCGCGCCCCTGTCGGCCGACATTCGCGTCGGCGACCGCGGGATCCGGAAGCTCGCGACCGTCCAGCACCTCTGGACGCCCATCGACGCGACGCTCGAACGCGACGAGCACGTCCTCTCGCTCGTGGACGCGCTTCACCCGACGCCCGCGGTCGGCGGCCTCCCGCCCGAGGCCGCCCTCGACGTGATTCGCGACACCGAGCCGTTCGACCGCGGCTGGTACGCCGCGCCCGTCGGCTGGTTCGACGCCGACGGCGACGGCAGTTTCGCGGTCGCGCTTCGCTCGGCAATCGTCGAGGAGACGCTGGCGACGCTCTTTGCGGGCGTCGGCCTCGTCGCCGACTCGGACCCCGACGCCGAGTGGGACGAGGTGCAACTGAAGTACCGCCCCGTCCTCGACGAACTCGAACGCGACGACTGA
- the menD gene encoding 2-succinyl-5-enolpyruvyl-6-hydroxy-3-cyclohexene-1-carboxylic-acid synthase encodes MTAPNRNALWARTFSDELARTGIDAVCIAPGSRSTPLTEAFDRHDDIETFSHLDERSAAYFALGRARRTGEVTPIVCTSGTAAANFHPAVIEASQARVPMLVLTADRPPELRDSGANQTVDQEKLYGDAVRWYKDMPEPEATDRKLRSLRTTAARAVSEATGVDAGPVHLNFPFRKPLEPTYVEGDVPADLDPEALDGRSGSRPYVKTTAGAPELSEDHLRKLADDLAVDRGLIVAGPADTPGFNAEAVAAFAHATGFPVVADPLSGLRFGGHTRTTTVLGGYDAYLDERVTADWPDPEVVVRIGASPTSKALRKYLARTDARQFLVDPTGRWREAEFGATDLVEAEPSVLAWRLSQLIRNRPDESWNALWTDAEEAYWGLVDDETDTFEGRLAADVADLAPEPSTLFVSNSMPVRDLDRFARPSTKSRTVLGNRGASGIDGVVSSALGAGSAATDHLTLLTGDLAYYHDMNGLLALGRLGVDATIVLVNNDGGGIFHMLPIEEYEPPFTDQFKTPHGLDFEATEDLYDLSFASVDPDDFRDAYAESVATDGTDVIEVRTDAESSHRVRERIAERAVERLSD; translated from the coding sequence ATGACAGCACCGAACCGAAACGCCCTCTGGGCACGGACCTTCTCCGATGAACTGGCACGCACCGGTATCGACGCGGTGTGCATCGCACCCGGTAGTCGCTCGACGCCCCTCACGGAGGCGTTCGACCGCCACGACGACATCGAGACGTTCTCGCACCTCGACGAGCGCTCGGCGGCCTACTTCGCGCTCGGCCGCGCCCGGCGCACGGGCGAGGTGACGCCCATCGTCTGCACCTCGGGCACCGCCGCGGCCAACTTCCACCCCGCGGTCATCGAGGCGTCGCAGGCCCGCGTGCCGATGCTCGTCCTCACGGCCGACCGCCCGCCGGAACTCCGCGACAGCGGGGCCAACCAGACCGTCGACCAGGAGAAGCTCTACGGCGACGCCGTCCGTTGGTACAAGGACATGCCCGAACCGGAGGCCACAGACAGGAAACTCCGGAGCCTCCGGACGACCGCCGCCCGCGCCGTCTCCGAGGCGACCGGCGTTGACGCCGGCCCTGTCCACCTCAACTTCCCCTTCAGGAAGCCGCTCGAACCGACGTACGTCGAGGGCGACGTGCCAGCCGACCTCGACCCCGAGGCGCTCGACGGCCGGAGCGGGAGCCGCCCCTACGTCAAGACGACCGCGGGCGCGCCGGAACTCTCCGAGGACCACCTCCGAAAGCTGGCCGACGACCTCGCGGTCGACCGTGGACTCATCGTCGCCGGTCCCGCCGACACGCCGGGATTCAACGCCGAGGCCGTCGCCGCGTTCGCCCACGCGACCGGCTTCCCCGTCGTCGCCGACCCGCTTTCGGGGCTCCGATTCGGCGGTCACACCCGAACGACGACCGTTCTCGGCGGCTACGACGCCTACCTCGACGAGCGCGTCACCGCCGACTGGCCCGACCCGGAGGTCGTCGTCCGCATCGGCGCGTCGCCGACCTCGAAGGCGCTCCGAAAGTATCTCGCGCGCACCGACGCCAGACAGTTCCTCGTCGACCCGACGGGCCGCTGGCGCGAGGCCGAGTTCGGCGCGACCGACCTCGTGGAGGCCGAGCCGTCGGTGCTCGCGTGGCGGCTCTCGCAACTCATCCGCAACCGCCCGGACGAGTCGTGGAACGCGCTGTGGACCGACGCGGAAGAGGCCTACTGGGGGCTCGTCGACGACGAGACTGACACGTTCGAGGGCCGACTCGCGGCCGACGTGGCCGACCTCGCGCCCGAGCCGTCGACGCTGTTCGTCTCGAACTCCATGCCCGTCCGCGACCTCGACCGCTTCGCGCGCCCCTCGACGAAGTCCCGGACAGTCCTCGGTAACCGCGGCGCGTCCGGCATCGACGGCGTCGTCTCCTCGGCGCTCGGAGCCGGCTCCGCGGCGACCGACCACCTGACGCTCCTGACCGGCGACCTCGCGTACTACCACGACATGAACGGTCTGCTCGCGCTCGGTCGCCTCGGCGTGGACGCGACCATCGTCCTCGTCAACAACGACGGCGGCGGCATCTTCCACATGCTCCCCATCGAGGAGTACGAACCGCCCTTCACGGACCAGTTCAAGACGCCCCACGGCCTCGACTTCGAAGCCACCGAGGACCTCTACGACCTCTCGTTCGCGTCGGTCGACCCGGACGACTTCCGTGACGCCTACGCCGAGTCGGTCGCCACCGACGGCACCGATGTCATCGAGGTCCGCACCGACGCCGAGTCCTCGCACCGGGTGCGCGAGCGCATCGCCGAGCGCGCCGTCGAGCGTCTGTCCGATTGA
- a CDS encoding CopD family protein: MSAATSLLVRFVHVVGMALVFGGAAFAWATLRTGESGGADADGSTASLGDSTPLATTYEWVFWAAMGAMVVTGVGNLGALGPPGPSGRWGTLLTAKLLAVTAFVLGSFVRTLIVLRLRRDHPVGAGRSLLAKSYGATAGALLVLVALAEVLAHG; this comes from the coding sequence ATGTCGGCCGCGACCAGCCTCCTCGTCAGGTTCGTCCACGTCGTCGGGATGGCGCTCGTCTTCGGCGGCGCGGCGTTCGCGTGGGCCACGCTCAGAACCGGCGAGTCCGGAGGCGCGGACGCCGACGGCTCGACCGCCTCTCTCGGCGACTCGACCCCGCTCGCGACCACCTACGAGTGGGTCTTCTGGGCGGCGATGGGTGCGATGGTCGTCACCGGCGTCGGCAACCTCGGCGCGCTCGGCCCGCCCGGACCGTCCGGGCGCTGGGGGACGCTCCTGACCGCGAAACTCCTCGCGGTGACCGCGTTCGTCCTCGGGTCGTTCGTCCGCACGCTCATCGTGCTCCGGCTCCGACGAGACCACCCGGTGGGTGCCGGGCGCTCGCTCCTCGCGAAGAGCTACGGCGCGACCGCCGGCGCGCTCCTCGTCCTCGTCGCGCTCGCGGAGGTGTTGGCCCATGGCTGA
- a CDS encoding 1,4-dihydroxy-2-naphthoyl-CoA synthase → MVSEIFDPDRWEPVPGSDEFDDITYHRAVDVPAVRIAFDRPEVRNAFRPGTVDELYAALDDARKRANVGCVLLTGNGPSEKDGGWAFCSGGDQSVRGGSGYEYRDDDEADASDDPLVREAKAGRLHILEVQRLIRFMPKPVVAVVPGWAVGGGHSLHVVCDMTLASDEHAKFLQTDPDVASFDGGFGSAYLAKQVGQKKAREVFFMGKTYSAEEAVDMGMANEAIPHEDLEDVALEWADEMTKKSPTAMRMLKYAFNMTDDGMIGQQVFAGEATRLAYMTEEAQEGRDAFLEKREPRFRDYPWHY, encoded by the coding sequence ATGGTCTCGGAGATTTTCGACCCCGACCGCTGGGAGCCCGTCCCGGGGTCCGACGAGTTCGACGACATCACCTACCACCGCGCCGTCGACGTGCCGGCGGTCCGCATCGCGTTCGACCGCCCCGAGGTCCGAAACGCCTTCCGACCGGGAACCGTGGACGAACTCTACGCCGCGCTCGACGACGCCAGAAAGCGCGCGAACGTGGGGTGCGTCCTCCTGACTGGCAACGGCCCCTCCGAGAAGGACGGCGGCTGGGCGTTCTGCTCCGGCGGCGACCAGTCGGTCCGCGGCGGCTCCGGCTACGAGTACCGCGACGACGACGAGGCCGACGCCTCCGACGACCCGCTCGTCCGCGAGGCGAAGGCCGGTCGCCTGCACATCCTCGAAGTCCAGCGGCTCATCCGCTTCATGCCCAAACCCGTCGTCGCCGTCGTGCCGGGGTGGGCCGTCGGCGGCGGTCACTCCCTGCACGTCGTCTGCGACATGACGCTCGCGTCCGACGAGCACGCGAAGTTCCTCCAGACCGACCCCGACGTGGCCTCCTTCGACGGCGGCTTCGGCTCCGCGTACCTCGCCAAACAGGTCGGCCAGAAGAAGGCCCGCGAAGTGTTCTTCATGGGGAAGACCTACTCCGCCGAGGAGGCCGTGGACATGGGGATGGCGAACGAGGCGATTCCCCACGAGGACCTCGAAGACGTGGCGCTGGAGTGGGCCGACGAGATGACGAAGAAGTCGCCGACGGCCATGCGCATGCTCAAGTACGCCTTCAACATGACCGACGACGGCATGATCGGCCAGCAGGTGTTCGCCGGCGAGGCGACCCGACTCGCCTACATGACCGAGGAGGCACAGGAGGGCCGCGACGCCTTCCTCGAAAAGCGCGAACCGCGGTTCCGCGACTATCCGTGGCACTACTGA
- a CDS encoding ABC transporter substrate-binding protein: MDEKSTGQEGLTRRNYIRYGGTALGAGMLAGCTSDSSGSDETTAAPETTTEEATETATATQTTEADTSYSVTMEPMGEVTFDSVPESWAAYDGGYADMAVALGVGDGLTGVGGAGRYYTYVYDELPGVSVDREQVEAYPEVRTKEEFYELDNDVHLYDPNMLINWFDWDQADVDEIAENVAPFVGNLVFRRSDGWHDYRYYTLYEAFEKVAQVFQREDRYEAFEALHDEFIAEIQAELPPADERPNVFLTYEGTTEPETFSPYRLNDKGTSKKQWNDLGVTDALSGTDIENLSTTNRGELDYENLLEIDPDVILVRGHERKTPEEFRDTVLAYMEDHPVGGELAAVQNGRVYRGGYLFQGPIHNLFLTERAAKQMYPDVFGDVTDDAELFDRQRVADIVNGEF; encoded by the coding sequence ATGGACGAGAAATCCACCGGGCAGGAGGGACTCACGCGACGCAACTACATTCGGTACGGCGGCACGGCTCTCGGGGCCGGGATGCTGGCCGGCTGTACGTCGGACTCGTCGGGGAGCGACGAGACGACCGCTGCGCCCGAGACGACGACCGAGGAAGCGACCGAAACGGCGACCGCGACCCAGACCACCGAGGCCGACACTTCGTACTCGGTGACGATGGAGCCGATGGGGGAGGTCACGTTCGACTCGGTCCCCGAGTCGTGGGCCGCCTACGACGGCGGCTACGCCGACATGGCGGTCGCGCTCGGCGTCGGCGACGGGTTGACCGGTGTCGGCGGCGCGGGGCGGTACTACACCTACGTCTACGACGAACTCCCCGGCGTGAGCGTCGACCGCGAGCAGGTCGAGGCGTACCCCGAGGTCAGGACGAAAGAGGAGTTCTACGAACTCGACAACGACGTCCACCTCTACGACCCGAACATGCTCATCAACTGGTTCGACTGGGACCAAGCCGACGTGGACGAAATCGCGGAGAACGTCGCCCCGTTCGTCGGCAACCTCGTTTTCCGCCGCTCGGACGGCTGGCACGACTACCGCTACTACACGCTCTACGAGGCGTTCGAGAAGGTCGCGCAGGTGTTCCAGCGCGAGGACCGCTACGAGGCGTTCGAGGCGCTCCACGACGAGTTCATCGCGGAGATACAGGCGGAACTGCCGCCGGCGGACGAGCGCCCGAACGTCTTTCTCACCTACGAGGGGACGACCGAGCCCGAGACGTTCTCGCCGTACCGCCTCAACGACAAGGGCACGAGCAAAAAGCAGTGGAACGACCTCGGTGTCACCGACGCGCTCTCGGGGACCGACATCGAGAACCTCAGCACGACCAACCGCGGCGAACTCGACTACGAGAACCTCCTCGAAATCGACCCCGACGTGATTCTCGTTCGCGGCCACGAGCGCAAGACGCCCGAGGAGTTCCGCGACACCGTCCTCGCGTACATGGAAGACCACCCCGTCGGCGGCGAACTGGCGGCCGTCCAGAACGGCCGGGTCTACCGCGGCGGCTACCTGTTCCAGGGGCCGATTCACAACCTGTTCCTGACCGAGCGCGCCGCGAAGCAGATGTACCCCGACGTGTTCGGCGACGTGACGGACGACGCCGAACTGTTCGACCGCCAGCGCGTCGCGGACATCGTCAACGGGGAGTTCTGA